In the genome of Streptomyces sp. P3, the window CGGCGTCCACGACCTTCGGCACGAAGGCCACCGAGGCACCGTTGGAGGAGTGCTCGATCTGCATCTCGGCGACGTCGAAGCCGAGCTCGTTGAGCCGGCGGATGCGGCGCTCGATGTAGTGGTACTTGCCCGCCGGGTACACCGAGGTGCGGGTGAGCTCCTGCCACAGAGCCCCGTAGCGGCCGCAGATCTCGGTGCCGAACTCGATCGGGTCCACGGAGGGGTGCAGCGCCCCCGAGGCCTCCAGGTCGAGCAGCTCGCCGCTGATGTTGACCCGGGCCAGGTCGAGGTCGTAGTCGCGCTGGCCGGGGCTGAGCTGCGGGTGCAGGTCACCGGTCTCGGCGTCCACGAGGTAGGCGGCGTAGGCGCCCGCGTCCCGCCGGAACAGCGTGTTGGACAGCGAGCAGTCGCCCCACGCGAAACCGGCCAGGTGCAGCCGCACCAGCAGCACGGCGAGGGCGTCCATCAGCCGGTGCATGGTCGCCGGGCGCATCGTGGTCTCGAACATCGACCGGTACGGCAGCGAACCGCCCAGATGGCGGGTGACCAGCACCGGCTCCAGGGAGCCCCCGCCCGGGTCGGTGCGGCCGGTGACCACGGCCAGCGGGTCGACGGAGGGGATGCCGAGCCGGTCCAGGTCGCGGAGCAGCTCGTACTCGCGCAGCGCGGGCCGTTCGGCGAGCTCCTTGACGGCGATGACCTCGTCACCGGCCCGGGCGTAGCGCACGACGTGGCGGGAGATGCCGCGCGGCAGCGGGACGAGGACCTCGTCGGGCCACTCCTCCAGGGGCAGGTGCCAGGGCAGCTCCAGCAGGAGTGCCGGGTGCTCCGGATTGGTGGCGCTGATCTGCAAAGCCATGGCCTGACCTTAGACGGCGCGTTCGCGGGCCAGCTCGGCCGCCGCCCGCACGGACCCCTCGTGCAGCGGGCCGTGACCGGGCAGCAGCCGGTCGGCCGCGAGGCCGCCGATCACGTCCAGCGACGCCACCGCGCGGGCCCGCTCGTGGTGGAACATGTCCGGCAGGAGCTGCGGCCCCTTCACCCGTGAGGTCGCGTGGCCGCTGACCAGCGCGTCGCCGGAGACGACGATCCCCGCCTGCGGCAGGTGGTACACCGTGTGGCCGTCGGTGTG includes:
- a CDS encoding DUF4032 domain-containing protein, coding for MALQISATNPEHPALLLELPWHLPLEEWPDEVLVPLPRGISRHVVRYARAGDEVIAVKELAERPALREYELLRDLDRLGIPSVDPLAVVTGRTDPGGGSLEPVLVTRHLGGSLPYRSMFETTMRPATMHRLMDALAVLLVRLHLAGFAWGDCSLSNTLFRRDAGAYAAYLVDAETGDLHPQLSPGQRDYDLDLARVNISGELLDLEASGALHPSVDPIEFGTEICGRYGALWQELTRTSVYPAGKYHYIERRIRRLNELGFDVAEMQIEHSSNGASVAFVPKVVDAGHHQRQLLRLTGLDTEENQARRLLSDLESWMATQDDYAPNDPLAARPEVLAHRWVRDVFRPTVREVPLELRGSMDPAEIYHELLEHRWYLSERAQHDIGLDTVVADYIRNILPRARETLEPTLPE